From Anomalospiza imberbis isolate Cuckoo-Finch-1a 21T00152 chromosome 6, ASM3175350v1, whole genome shotgun sequence, one genomic window encodes:
- the LOC137476179 gene encoding acyl-CoA (8-3)-desaturase-like has product MEGSEPVRGEMRRFTWEEIGQRNGRGPAPQERWLVIDRKVYDISHFCRRHPGGSRVISHYAGQDATDPFIAFHLDKALVRKYMNPLLIGELAPDQPSFEPSKNKKLVEDFRELRATVERMGLLQPNHAFFILCLCHILMLDIAAWLIIWYFGASLVPFLFSAVLLGTVQAQAGWLQHDFGHLSVFSKSRWNHWVHKFVIGHLKGAPASWWNHLHFQHHAKPNCFRKDPDVNMHPLFFALGKTLSVELGVQKKKFMPYNHQHKYFFIIGPPALVPLYFQWYIFYFAVQRKQWVDLAWMLSFYIRFFLTYLPFLGVKGTLGLHLLVRFIESNWFVWVTQMNHIPMHIDYDKNLDWFSTQLQATCNVHQSLFNDWFSGHLNFQIEHHLFPTMPRHNYWKVAPLVKSLCAKHGIEYQCKPLLTAFADIVHSLKDSGELWLDAYLHK; this is encoded by the exons ATGGAGGGGTCGGAGCCCGTCCGGGGGGAGATGCGGCGCTTCACCTGGGAGGAGATCGGGCAGCGGAACGGGCGGGGGCCGGCGCCGCAGGAGCGCTGGCTGGTGATCGACAGGAAGGTGTACGACATCAGCCACTTCTGCCGGAGACACCCGGGGGGCTCCCGGGTCATCAGCCACTACGCCGGGCAGGACGCCACG GATCCTTTCATTGCTTTTCATCTTGACAAAGCACTGGTAAGGAAGTACATGAACCCTCTCCTGATTGGGGAACTGGCACCAGATCAGCCCAGCTTTGAGCCCAGCAAGAAC AAAAAGCTGGTGGAAGATTTCCGTGAGCTCCGTGCCACCGTGGAGAGGATGGGGCTTCTCCAGCCCAACCATGCCTTCTTTATCCTCTGTCTCTGCCACATCTTGATGCTGGATATTGCAGCCTGGCTCATCATCTGGTATTTTGGAGCATCCTTGGTGcctttcctcttctctgctGTGCTTCTGGGCACTGTCCAG GCCCAGGCTGGCTGGCTCCAGCATGATTTTGGACACCTGTCAGTCTTCAGCAAGTCCAGGTGGAACCACTGGGTGCACAAGTTCGTCATCGGCCACCTCAAG GGAGCCCCGGCCAGCTGGTGGAATCACCTCCACTTCCAGCACCACGCCAAACCCAACTGCTTCCGGAAGGATCCCGATGTCAACATGCACCCCTTGTTTTTTGCTTTGGGGAAAACCCTCTCTGTGGAG CTTGGTGtgcaaaagaagaaattcaTGCCTTACAACCACCAGCACAAATACTTCTTCATCA TTGGTCCTCCAGCGCTGGTGCCCCTTTATTTCCAGTGGTACATCTTCTATTTCGCCGTGCAGAGGAAGCAGTGGGTG GACCTGGCCTGGATGCTGTCCTTCTACATCCGATTCTTCCTCACCTACTTGCCCTTCCTGGGCGTGAAGGGTACCCTGGGTCTCCACCTGTTAGTCAG GTTTATAGAAAGCAACTGGTTTGTCTGGGTCACACAAATGAATCACATCCCCATGCACATTGATTATGATAAGAATTTGGACTGGTTCTCTACCCAG ctccAGGCAACCTGCAACGTTCATCAGTCCTTGTTCAATGACTGGTTCAGTGGCCACCTGAACTTCCAGATCGAGCACCA CCTTTTCCCTACAATGCCACGGCACAACTACTGGAAGGTGGCCCCTCTGGTGAAGTCCCTGTGTGCCAAGCATGGCATTGAGTACCAGTGcaagcctctgctcacagccttCGCAGACATCGTGCA CTCTTTGAAAGATTCAGGGGAGCTCTGGCTCGATGCTTATCTACATAAGTAA
- the LOC137476178 gene encoding acyl-CoA 6-desaturase-like — protein MGKGGEQGGDSGEPAAQIRFYTWEEIQKHNLRTDKWLVIERKVYNITKWANRHPGGQRVISHCAGEDATDAFQAFHINPTLVQKFLKPLLIGELAPGEPSQDRNKNSQLVEDFRTLRKTAEDMNLFQASPLFFSFYLGHIIAMEVLAWLMISYFGTGWITTLILACILTTSQAQAGWLQHDFGHLSVFKKSSWNHVVHKFVIGHLKGASANWWNHRHFQHHAKPNIFQKDPDVNMLHIFVLGDTQPVEYGKKKLKYLPYNHQHEYFFLIFPPLLIPVYFQIQIISTMIKRRFWADLAWAISYYLRYFITYIPFYGLLGSLCLLTFVRFLESHWFVWVTQMNHIPMEIDSEKHRDWLSSQMAATCNIEQSFFNDWFTGHLNFQIEHHLFPTMPRHNFWKVKPLVKSLCAKYGVHYEEKPLGKAFVDIVGSLKKSGDLWLDAYLHK, from the exons ATGGGGAAAGGGGGTGAGCAAGGGGGGGACTCGGGGGAGCCGGCGGCGCAGATCCGCTTCTACACCTGGGAGGAGATCCAGAAGCACAACCTGAGGACGGACAAGTGGCTGGTGATAGAGCGAAAGGTTTATAATATCACCAAGTGGGCAAACAGGCACCCGGGGGGCCAGCGAGTCATCAGCCACTGCGCCGGCGAAGATGCCACG GATGCATTCCAGGCCTTCCATATCAATCCCACCTTGGTGCAGAAGTTTCTCAAACCACTGCTTATTGGAGAACTCGCTCCAGGGGAGCCCAGCCAGGACCGAAACAAAAAT TCCCAGCTGGTGGAGGATTTCCGGACCCTGCGGAAGACAGCGGAGGACATGAACCTGTTCCAAGCCAGCCCCTTGTTCTTCTCCTTTTACCTGGGCCACATCATCGCCATGGAAGTTTTGGCTTGGCTCATGATTTCCTACTTTGGGACCGGCTGGATCACAACCCTCATCCTTGCCTGCATCCTTACAACTTCCCAG GCCCAGGCAGGGTGGCTGCAACATGATTTTGGACACCTCTCTGTCTTCAAGAAGTCTTCCTGGAACCACGTCGTCCACAAGTTTGTCATTGGACACCTGAAG GGTGCCTCTGCAAACTGGTGGAACCACCGCCATTTCCAGCACCACGCCAAGCCCAACATCTTCCAAAAGGACCCAGATGTGAACATGCTGCACATTTTTGTCCTGGGAGACACACAGCCCGTCGAG TATGGCAAGAAGAAGCTGAAGTACCTGCCTTACAACCACCAGCATGAGTACTTCTTCCTCA TTTTCCCACCTCTGCTCATCCCTGTGTATTTCCAAATCCAAATCATCTCGACCATGATCAAGCGCAGGTTCTGGGCG GACCTGGCCTGGGCCATCAGCTACTACCTGCGCTACTTCATCACCTACATCCCGTTCTACGGCCTCCTGGGATCCCTGTGTCTCCTCACGTTTGTCAG GTTTCTGGAGAGTCACTGGTTCGTGTGGGTCACCCAGATGAATCACATTCCAATGGAAATTGATTCTGAGAAGCACAGAGACTGGCTGAGCTCCCAG ATGGCAGCGACCTGCAACATTGAGCAGTCCTTTTTCAACGACTGGTTCACTGGGCACCTGAACTTCCAGATCGAGCACCA cctgttTCCAACAATGCCACGGCACAACTTCTGGAAGGTAAAGCCTTTGGTGAAGTCATTATGTGCCAAGTACGGAGTCCACTACGAGGAGAAGCCTCTCGGGAAAGCGTTCGTAGACATCGTTGG GTCCCTAAAGAAATctggagatctctggctggaTGCTTATCTCCATAAGTGA